One genomic region from Bacillus rossius redtenbacheri isolate Brsri chromosome 6, Brsri_v3, whole genome shotgun sequence encodes:
- the LOC134533378 gene encoding peptide chain release factor 1-like, mitochondrial, translating into MRRDLRYKLETCNIKIRGSEDKELASLAEEERAGYVERIRDLEAQLRHALVPEAPGGDCSEVVVEVSAGVGGQEAMLFAHELFHMYRCYADHKGWQAQVAELEQSDLGGLRHASLLVCGDQAYQHLRHEAGVHRVQRVPATEKSGRVHTSTVTVATLPQPAEVEVRLRDKDLQVETKRASGAGGQHVNTTDSAVRVTHLPTGLVVDCQVDRSQIKNREMALRTLRARLYQRETDRQLAETAAARKLQVGSSLRSEKIRTYNFNQDRVTDHRLGSTLHNLRGFLSGAEALDCLIRDLDDAEKASRLQQILEQ; encoded by the exons GTTCCGAGGATAAGGAGCTGGCCTCCCTTGCAGAGGAAGAGAGGGCGGGGTACGTGGAGAGGATCCGTGACCTCGAGGCACAG CTGCGGCACGCCCTGGTTCCCGAGGCCCCCGGAGGGGACTGCAGCGAGGTGGTGGTGGAGGTGTCGGCGGGCGTGGGCGGCCAGGAGGCCATGCTGTTTGCCCACGAGCTGTTCCACATGTACCGCTGCTACGCCGACCACAAGGGCTGGCAGGCGCAGGTGGCAGAGCTGGAGCAGTCTGACCTCG GTGGGCTGCGGCACGCCAGCCTGCTGGTGTGCGGGGACCAGGCCTACCAACACCTCAGGCACGAGGCGGGCGTCCATCGCGTGCAGAGGGTCCCAGCCACGGAGAAGTCTGGGCGCGTGCACACCAGCACCGTGACGGTGGCCACTCTGCCCCAGCCGGCCGAG GTGGAGGTGAGACTGCGCGACAAGGACCTGCAGGTGGAGACGAAGCGGGCGAGCGGGGCCGGGGGCCAGCACGTCAACACCACGGACAGCGCCGTCAGGGTCACCCACCTGCCCACAG GGCTGGTGGTGGACTGCCAGGTGGACCGGTCGCAGATCAAGAACAGGGAGATGGCCCTGCGCACGCTGCGAGCACGGCTGTACCAGCGCGAGACGGACCGCCAGCTGGCCGAGACTGCGGCCGCGAGGAAGCTGCAG GTCGGCTCCAGTCTGCGTTCGGAGAAGATACGCACCTACAACTTCAACCAGGACCGTGTGACAGACCACCGCCTGGGCAGCACGCTGCACAATCTGCGAGGGTTCTTGTCGGGGGCGGAGGCCCTGGACTGCCTCATCCGGGACCTAGACGATGCAGAGAAGGCTAGCCGGCTGCAGCAGATCTTAGAACAATAG